In Blastocatellia bacterium, the following proteins share a genomic window:
- a CDS encoding alkaline phosphatase family protein: MVPLRRSVGLVLIALVLEGFGRVLSVGAAEPRDRAKSVRRLVVLRFDGLSSQLLQKYVHERNPQTGKSYLPWIRRVFYEEGIVFENFYTRGQSLSGPSWAMLATGRPQPLISNVELDRATGRMEDYINNVLIQYELLRGRRLHARAVEVLDERGAPLLEDLYEPDEKRIGLELIRRGTSWTALARTLQARFPHYSAEELLARWLGKPDSHEAFDEANEEHLLANLKDPRFRYLSAFYTLFDHFVHTNNDETLIRHLLQRVDRTVGRLYTAIREGPYPEETVLVLVSDHGITTRPDVYSQGFNLVNYFTRAEWGGHHVWTKRANWHDFQFRSVNFLARGFVNPSRESLYLKGHAHYPTLFIDYDGNERAMLHFRNADLNLLHLLLLQMRRPRPESEARALRAFFFEVLRRNRTRWERESRDVREELWALDKWLRRLRDTLSALPAEHKELRKELHAQMKNLAEYRAEYEAHLRMLANLLALTPERFDPQAWRIEDLIPPRTFGPRNSVYQLQNYVVGLKDGTLHLGPDGRLDEAATFRRLNVLRLLKEHRVRNNVQPLVSPYPVDFIALRIPYEEIRPAVQGTSLDTGYDVVWLYGGEERQALIVAKPSPADPQQWLLRYVPIARLRQSADGTITFERREWQSGFPLALWEDEGLDIAGDRRAWLEAFHTEREWIEAVHRTRYAIAIVGLYELLGKPWRTFLTEAYLERWRAVEGIAWGNGRTDQDAPESTLLLRFFERRRRNVEPDMLVHASLYWNFNIRDFNPGGNHGGFHRMSSQATWMMWGGRHTGLKRGYVVTRPYESLSLLPTLLELIGGTRGGELSEAARAKGFRPLPGEIAWEIFDERTLAR, encoded by the coding sequence ATGGTGCCTCTTCGCCGATCGGTCGGTCTCGTCCTCATCGCCCTTGTCCTCGAAGGCTTCGGCCGCGTGCTATCGGTTGGCGCAGCCGAGCCCCGCGATCGCGCGAAGTCCGTCCGACGTCTCGTCGTGTTGCGGTTCGATGGACTCTCGTCCCAACTCCTCCAGAAATACGTCCACGAGCGGAATCCGCAAACGGGCAAGAGCTATCTGCCATGGATTCGGCGCGTCTTCTACGAGGAAGGCATTGTCTTCGAGAATTTCTACACGCGCGGACAATCGCTCTCTGGGCCCTCCTGGGCCATGCTCGCGACGGGACGGCCACAACCGCTCATCTCGAACGTGGAGCTGGATCGAGCGACCGGGCGCATGGAGGACTACATCAACAACGTCCTCATCCAATACGAGCTGCTGCGGGGCCGACGCCTACATGCGCGCGCCGTGGAAGTATTGGACGAGCGCGGCGCTCCGCTTCTGGAGGACCTCTACGAACCGGACGAGAAGCGGATCGGACTCGAACTGATTCGGCGCGGGACGAGTTGGACCGCTCTGGCGCGAACGCTTCAGGCGCGATTCCCTCACTATTCCGCCGAAGAATTGCTGGCCCGATGGCTCGGCAAACCCGACTCCCACGAGGCCTTCGACGAAGCCAATGAAGAGCATCTCTTGGCGAACTTGAAGGACCCACGCTTTCGCTACCTGAGCGCCTTCTACACGCTCTTCGATCACTTCGTGCACACGAACAACGACGAGACGTTGATTCGACACCTGCTGCAGCGCGTGGATCGAACCGTCGGGCGCCTCTATACGGCCATTCGCGAGGGGCCATATCCCGAAGAGACGGTCCTCGTCCTCGTCTCCGATCACGGCATCACGACGCGTCCGGATGTCTACAGCCAGGGCTTCAATTTGGTGAACTACTTCACGCGAGCCGAGTGGGGCGGGCATCACGTCTGGACCAAGCGGGCGAATTGGCACGACTTTCAATTCCGCAGCGTGAACTTCCTCGCGCGAGGATTCGTCAACCCGAGCCGCGAATCGCTCTACTTGAAGGGGCACGCGCACTATCCGACGCTCTTCATCGACTACGATGGGAACGAGCGGGCGATGTTGCACTTTCGGAATGCCGATTTGAATCTCCTGCATCTGCTGCTGCTGCAGATGCGACGACCTCGCCCCGAATCCGAAGCGCGCGCGCTTCGCGCCTTCTTCTTCGAGGTTCTTCGGCGGAATCGCACGCGCTGGGAGCGCGAGAGCCGCGACGTGCGCGAAGAATTATGGGCGCTGGACAAATGGCTCCGGCGCTTGCGGGATACCCTCTCCGCCCTTCCCGCGGAACACAAGGAGTTGCGAAAGGAACTCCACGCGCAGATGAAGAACCTGGCCGAGTATCGGGCCGAGTACGAGGCCCATCTGCGAATGCTCGCGAATCTGCTCGCGCTGACGCCCGAGCGCTTCGATCCGCAGGCCTGGCGCATCGAGGATCTCATCCCCCCGCGGACGTTCGGCCCGCGGAATTCGGTCTACCAGTTGCAGAACTACGTCGTGGGGTTGAAGGATGGGACCCTCCATCTCGGCCCCGACGGGCGCTTGGATGAAGCGGCGACGTTTCGCCGACTCAACGTCCTCCGGCTCTTGAAAGAGCATCGCGTGCGCAATAATGTGCAACCGCTGGTCTCGCCGTATCCGGTGGATTTCATCGCGTTGCGCATCCCGTATGAGGAGATTCGCCCGGCCGTGCAGGGGACATCGCTGGACACCGGATACGATGTCGTTTGGCTCTACGGCGGCGAGGAGCGGCAAGCCCTCATCGTCGCCAAGCCCTCGCCCGCCGATCCGCAGCAATGGCTCCTTCGCTATGTCCCGATCGCCCGCCTCCGACAATCGGCCGACGGGACGATCACCTTCGAGCGGAGGGAGTGGCAATCGGGCTTCCCGCTCGCGCTGTGGGAAGATGAAGGCTTGGACATCGCTGGCGATCGTCGGGCATGGTTGGAGGCATTTCACACCGAGCGGGAGTGGATCGAGGCCGTACATCGCACGCGCTACGCGATCGCCATCGTCGGGCTTTACGAGCTTTTGGGGAAACCATGGCGGACGTTCCTCACGGAAGCGTATCTGGAGCGATGGCGCGCGGTCGAGGGCATCGCATGGGGAAATGGTCGCACTGATCAGGATGCCCCCGAATCCACATTGCTTTTGCGCTTCTTCGAACGACGGCGGCGGAACGTCGAGCCCGACATGCTGGTTCACGCGAGTCTGTATTGGAACTTCAACATCCGCGACTTCAATCCGGGCGGCAACCATGGAGGCTTCCACCGCATGTCGTCGCAAGCGACGTGGATGATGTGGGGCGGACGGCACACGGGTCTCAAGCGCGGATACGTGGTCACCCGCCCGTATGAGAGCCTGTCGTTGCTGCCCACGCTTCTGGAGCTGATCGGCGGAACGCGCGGCGGAGAATTGAGCGAGGCGGCGCGGGCGAAGGGCTTTCGTCCCCTGCCGGGAGAGATCGCTTGGGAGATCTTCGATGAGCGGACGCTGGCGCGATAA
- a CDS encoding NDP-sugar synthase — MQAVILAGGKGTRLRPLTVHMPKPAAPLVNRPFLFYQLDLLRGTGVEEVMVCLAYQPQRIEHVLTGSEEYELSIRYVVEATPLGTAGAFKNCEAYLQGTTIVLNGDILTDLDLTAVLKRHWEAEAVATIVLTPVEDPSAYGVVEMAADGRVIRFVEKPRAGDVTSRLINAGIYILEPSVLAHIPGGKTFSFEYDLFPLLLERGEPVYAYVWEGYWRDIGTPRHYLQANLDVLAGKVKTYSPVRPPRGPRFDESAGIDRLSVVDPSCTVKAGVEIVNSVVGPHCFIEEKARIEDSVIWTATRIGAHAEVRGSVLGRGCHIGRAAEIAPGTFLGDKSVVTDYSLIGEERES; from the coding sequence ATGCAAGCCGTCATCCTCGCGGGAGGGAAGGGGACGCGGTTGCGTCCTCTGACGGTCCATATGCCGAAGCCGGCGGCGCCGCTGGTGAATCGGCCATTTCTCTTTTATCAGCTCGATCTGTTGCGGGGGACGGGCGTCGAAGAAGTAATGGTTTGCCTGGCCTATCAACCGCAGCGGATCGAGCATGTGTTGACCGGCAGCGAGGAGTACGAGCTGTCCATTCGTTATGTGGTGGAGGCGACGCCGCTTGGAACGGCCGGTGCGTTCAAGAATTGCGAGGCGTACCTACAAGGGACGACCATCGTCTTGAACGGAGACATCCTGACGGATCTCGATCTCACCGCGGTCCTGAAGCGCCACTGGGAGGCGGAGGCGGTGGCGACGATCGTCCTCACGCCGGTGGAAGATCCCTCAGCTTACGGCGTGGTCGAGATGGCTGCCGATGGACGTGTGATCCGCTTCGTCGAGAAGCCGCGGGCGGGCGATGTCACTTCGCGCTTGATCAATGCGGGCATCTATATTCTGGAGCCGTCGGTGCTCGCTCATATTCCGGGCGGGAAGACGTTCTCCTTCGAGTACGATCTCTTCCCGCTTTTGTTGGAGCGAGGCGAGCCGGTGTACGCCTACGTCTGGGAGGGGTATTGGCGGGACATCGGGACGCCGCGCCACTATCTGCAAGCGAATTTGGACGTCTTGGCCGGGAAAGTGAAGACCTATTCTCCCGTGCGGCCGCCGCGCGGCCCGCGCTTCGACGAATCGGCAGGGATCGATCGGCTCTCGGTCGTGGATCCGAGCTGCACCGTGAAGGCGGGGGTGGAGATCGTGAATTCGGTCGTGGGACCTCATTGCTTCATCGAGGAGAAAGCCCGCATCGAGGATTCGGTGATCTGGACGGCGACGCGCATCGGCGCGCATGCCGAGGTGCGCGGTTCGGTCCTCGGGCGCGGTTGTCACATCGGGCGCGCGGCCGAGATCGCGCCGGGGACGTTTCTGGGAGATAAGTCGGTCGTGACCGACTACAGTCTCATTGGTGAGGAGAGGGAGTCATGA
- a CDS encoding phosphoglucomutase/phosphomannomutase family protein has protein sequence MTPLPIRFGTDGWRGRIAEDFTFENVEIVTQALADFLGEGGGDADRPVLVGYDRRFLSERFAARVAEVLAGNGLRVGLYRRDLPTPIVSFDVHQERARAGVVITASHNPPEFNGFKLKESFGGSARPEVTAAVEARLGGSRPRRRPLEQAVADGLVEWRDPPDEAYFQRLRALVDVEAIRRSDWHILVDPIHGAADRYMERVLAGGRCRVETIRAERDPLFSGVNPEPMPQNLAALFEAVRATHATIGLAHDGDGDRLAAVGEDGSFITPHQIFPLLVQYLVRERGERGIIIRTFSQSVLVDRIADALGCPVRVVPIGFKYIADLMLTEDVLIGGEESGGIGVRGYLPERDGTFAGLLFLEALIARGERPSEAVRALWREFGEFHYRREDLHMPVERGKEIVARLTANPPDRVAGFRVVDVQTLDGTKLLLDDASWILFRQSGTEPVLRVYVEATSVAKRDQMIEAGLALVRELSTHAAASSEGEESR, from the coding sequence ATGACGCCGCTGCCGATTCGATTCGGGACGGACGGATGGCGAGGGCGAATCGCCGAGGACTTCACCTTCGAGAATGTGGAGATCGTCACGCAGGCCTTGGCGGATTTCCTCGGAGAGGGGGGAGGGGATGCGGATCGTCCCGTGTTGGTCGGATATGATCGGCGGTTCCTCTCGGAGCGATTCGCCGCGCGCGTAGCCGAGGTGTTGGCCGGCAATGGCCTTCGCGTGGGCTTGTATCGTCGAGATCTGCCGACGCCGATCGTCTCCTTCGATGTGCATCAGGAGCGGGCGCGCGCGGGGGTGGTCATCACGGCCAGTCACAATCCGCCGGAGTTCAACGGTTTCAAGCTCAAGGAATCGTTCGGTGGTTCGGCGCGTCCGGAGGTGACGGCCGCCGTCGAAGCGCGACTCGGAGGATCGCGGCCGCGACGGCGACCGCTCGAGCAAGCGGTGGCCGACGGCCTCGTCGAGTGGAGAGATCCTCCCGATGAAGCGTACTTTCAACGGTTGCGCGCACTCGTCGATGTGGAGGCGATCCGCCGTTCCGATTGGCACATCCTCGTTGATCCGATACATGGTGCTGCCGATCGCTATATGGAACGCGTCCTCGCCGGTGGCCGATGTCGCGTGGAGACAATTCGCGCCGAGCGCGATCCGCTTTTCAGCGGCGTCAATCCCGAACCCATGCCGCAGAATCTCGCAGCGCTCTTTGAAGCTGTGCGCGCGACGCATGCGACCATCGGCCTGGCGCACGATGGCGATGGGGATCGCTTGGCCGCCGTCGGCGAGGACGGTTCGTTCATCACACCGCATCAGATCTTCCCGCTGCTGGTTCAGTATTTGGTGCGAGAGCGTGGGGAGCGGGGGATCATCATTCGCACGTTCTCGCAGAGCGTGCTCGTGGATCGGATCGCCGATGCCTTGGGCTGTCCGGTGCGGGTCGTCCCCATCGGGTTCAAATATATCGCGGATTTAATGCTCACCGAGGATGTCTTGATCGGCGGGGAAGAATCCGGAGGGATCGGCGTGCGCGGCTATTTGCCCGAGCGCGACGGCACCTTCGCGGGCCTCCTTTTCCTGGAGGCGTTGATCGCGCGAGGGGAGCGACCCTCGGAGGCTGTGCGCGCGCTCTGGCGCGAGTTCGGTGAATTCCATTATCGGCGCGAAGATCTCCACATGCCCGTCGAGCGTGGCAAGGAAATTGTCGCCCGATTGACGGCGAATCCACCAGACCGCGTGGCGGGATTTCGCGTCGTGGACGTCCAGACGCTCGATGGAACGAAATTGCTCCTGGATGACGCCAGTTGGATCCTCTTCCGGCAATCGGGGACGGAGCCGGTCCTGCGCGTCTACGTCGAGGCCACTTCTGTGGCGAAACGCGATCAGATGATAGAGGCCGGCCTGGCGCTCGTACGCGAGCTGTCGACGCACGCCGCGGCATCTTCCGAAGGGGAGGAGAGCCGATGA
- a CDS encoding aspartyl protease family protein: MGLVLVALLSESGALSSFATGSVVESPPRLEGAQSAGRRYRHAERLMRAGDYEKAAETYRDLLAKNPKDRPARLGLSYALLKLGNLNEAFEQAAEVLRQDPQSARARALIGLALLRSGVFREAAEAFATALLLNEREAIAWAGLAEIDFFENRTELSYQRLRRATMLDPNEPDYWIALGRAAARLEKFREAAEYYEKFLAVSPKMDVERRERYRGLIAFYRALSLLGITHLHRIEGERLARIPFRLQRDRPFIQARAGSNVTLNLVIDTGASISVLSYEAAEKLGIRPLARGGEARAVGGGGKFPIVYGLLDALDLGSLRIFNVPIYIRTIHHTATPESESEVLRADGFLGLSVLANFRVTIDYAGQTLILESEPAATVEAPSEGGAEIPFRTTNGGLVSAEVRLHNGEIVNFLVDTGASATVVGLHIVKKYNLEQHILPSPKIRVLGAAGVIENVDLILLPSLSMNSLEQRNVRAPVLDLGAVNESAGFMQAGILGGSFLKHFRVTFDFSRARLRLVPQTEAIRSLNQKPSEG; this comes from the coding sequence ATGGGCCTCGTCCTCGTCGCGCTCCTCAGTGAAAGCGGTGCGCTCTCCAGCTTCGCCACTGGGTCTGTTGTGGAGTCCCCCCCACGACTGGAAGGCGCGCAATCAGCAGGGCGGCGGTATCGGCATGCCGAACGCTTGATGCGCGCGGGGGATTACGAGAAGGCGGCAGAAACCTACCGCGACCTGCTCGCCAAAAACCCCAAGGATCGCCCAGCGCGATTGGGCTTGAGTTATGCGCTCTTGAAGCTGGGGAACCTGAACGAGGCGTTCGAGCAGGCGGCCGAAGTCTTGCGCCAAGATCCGCAGAGCGCGCGCGCTCGCGCGCTGATCGGCTTGGCGCTTTTGCGTTCGGGGGTCTTTCGCGAGGCCGCTGAGGCGTTCGCCACGGCGCTTCTGCTGAATGAGCGCGAAGCCATCGCTTGGGCTGGGCTGGCCGAGATTGATTTCTTCGAGAATCGCACGGAGCTTTCGTATCAACGGCTGCGGCGGGCGACAATGCTCGATCCGAACGAGCCGGATTACTGGATCGCGCTCGGACGAGCCGCGGCCCGCTTGGAGAAATTCCGCGAGGCCGCCGAGTATTATGAGAAGTTCCTGGCCGTCTCCCCAAAGATGGATGTGGAGCGGCGGGAGCGATACCGTGGATTGATCGCCTTCTATCGCGCGCTCTCGTTGCTGGGCATCACGCACTTGCATCGCATCGAAGGGGAACGCCTGGCGCGCATCCCCTTCCGCTTGCAACGGGATCGGCCCTTCATTCAAGCGCGCGCGGGAAGCAATGTGACGCTGAATCTGGTCATTGACACGGGTGCCAGCATCTCCGTGCTCTCTTACGAAGCGGCGGAGAAGTTGGGGATTCGTCCCTTGGCTCGCGGCGGCGAAGCGCGCGCCGTCGGCGGAGGAGGGAAATTCCCCATCGTCTATGGATTGCTCGATGCGCTCGATCTCGGCAGCCTCCGCATCTTCAATGTCCCGATCTACATCCGGACGATTCACCACACGGCCACTCCTGAGAGCGAGAGCGAGGTTTTACGAGCCGATGGCTTCCTCGGGCTCTCCGTGCTCGCCAACTTCCGCGTTACCATTGATTACGCGGGGCAGACGCTCATCTTGGAGAGTGAACCCGCGGCGACCGTCGAGGCGCCTTCCGAAGGAGGAGCGGAGATCCCCTTCCGTACGACCAACGGAGGATTGGTCAGCGCCGAGGTCCGGTTGCACAATGGCGAGATCGTCAACTTCCTCGTTGATACGGGAGCGAGCGCGACGGTCGTCGGCCTGCACATCGTGAAGAAGTACAATCTGGAACAGCACATCCTTCCATCTCCGAAGATCCGCGTGCTCGGTGCCGCGGGGGTCATTGAGAACGTGGACTTGATCCTCTTGCCTTCGCTCTCGATGAACAGCTTGGAACAGCGGAACGTTCGCGCCCCCGTTCTCGATCTTGGAGCTGTCAACGAATCGGCGGGGTTCATGCAAGCCGGGATTCTGGGCGGCAGTTTCCTCAAGCACTTCCGCGTGACCTTCGATTTCTCGCGGGCGCGACTTCGGCTGGTGCCCCAGACGGAAGCGATTCGATCGTTGAATCAGAAGCCCTCGGAGGGATGA
- a CDS encoding type II toxin-antitoxin system VapC family toxin — MAKISIYLETSVIGAYLDNEDPFRRDLTIRWWEHERPLYDAYISPLVVRELERMREPRRQAYLNLIRDLPQLEITEEVGILAEGYIARGIFQRKYMADALHVAVASFHKIDFLVTWNFGYLANVYRQARVRLFNVTSGFFVPTIITPEFLVSEVG; from the coding sequence GTGGCGAAGATCAGCATTTATCTGGAAACCTCCGTCATCGGGGCGTACCTCGATAACGAGGATCCCTTCCGTCGGGACCTGACGATCCGATGGTGGGAGCATGAGCGTCCGCTCTACGATGCCTACATCTCGCCGCTCGTAGTGCGCGAACTCGAGCGCATGCGCGAACCGCGCCGACAGGCGTACCTGAACCTGATCCGCGACCTCCCGCAGTTGGAGATCACTGAAGAAGTCGGCATTCTCGCCGAAGGCTATATTGCTCGCGGCATTTTCCAACGCAAGTACATGGCCGATGCTCTCCATGTGGCCGTGGCGTCTTTTCACAAAATTGATTTCCTGGTCACCTGGAATTTCGGCTATCTGGCGAACGTCTATCGTCAGGCGCGCGTGCGCTTGTTCAACGTGACGTCGGGCTTCTTCGTGCCGACGATCATCACTCCGGAATTCCTAGTCTCCGAAGTCGGATGA